From one Haloferax marinisediminis genomic stretch:
- a CDS encoding DUF7315 family membrane protein: MTDSDATSGPHDTGESGGSQRGRRGRRGRRDIVVPMRLYKTITVFSTLIAVVSVVLGFVFLDAATLQVSALRAVLSNVLSVVGIGVADGLLSTVLAVFGLTIIAFGAVVYTLGTRFRARGMGKSQEDSGEGSNNG; the protein is encoded by the coding sequence ATGACAGATAGCGATGCGACCAGTGGGCCTCACGACACCGGCGAGTCGGGAGGGAGCCAACGCGGCCGGCGCGGTCGGCGCGGGCGACGCGACATCGTCGTCCCGATGCGCCTCTACAAGACGATTACCGTCTTCTCGACGCTCATCGCCGTCGTCAGCGTCGTCCTCGGGTTCGTCTTCCTCGACGCCGCGACACTACAGGTGAGCGCCCTTCGTGCAGTTCTCTCGAACGTCCTGAGCGTCGTCGGCATTGGTGTCGCCGACGGCTTGCTGAGTACGGTACTCGCGGTGTTCGGCCTGACAATCATCGCATTCGGTGCCGTCGTGTACACCCTCGGGACGAGATTTAGGGCTCGCGGAATGGGAAAGTCTCAAGAGGACTCCGGCGAAGGTTCGAACAATGGCTGA
- a CDS encoding DUF7314 family protein, giving the protein MADEFIKGLGILTGAGLAWLVLASWYRTSSFESTKQLIEPLSAGATEGIFNIIGVTLMDAFLWFALLGALTFWVLIPAGHQIMSALKERRNAQ; this is encoded by the coding sequence ATGGCTGACGAATTCATCAAGGGGCTGGGCATCCTAACCGGCGCCGGTCTCGCGTGGCTGGTTCTCGCGTCGTGGTACCGGACGAGCAGCTTCGAGAGCACGAAACAGCTCATCGAACCACTGTCGGCGGGTGCGACCGAGGGTATCTTCAACATCATCGGCGTCACCCTGATGGACGCGTTCCTCTGGTTCGCGCTCCTGGGTGCGCTCACGTTCTGGGTCCTCATCCCGGCGGGCCACCAGATCATGTCCGCGCTCAAAGAACGCCGCAACGCGCAGTAA
- a CDS encoding NAD(+)/NADH kinase: MRFAVVGDESVAAAIRAAGADVVSSDETATADAVVAVGESSLSDAVLDSPWDAPVVPVDCSMPWSTPRRHLEDAVASIRAGERRVVDHPILSVSVDGDHAGRALFDAMLVTSEPAHISEYGVAHARSEHAVSPDHDDLTDADEWVPVDEFRADGVVVATPLGSTGYARAAGGSVVGPDAGVAVVPVSPYATRTDTWVFQPPLRLTVERDDAPVSLVIDDDVVREVPPFEPVLVTVDGTAQLLLD; this comes from the coding sequence ATGAGATTTGCAGTCGTCGGTGACGAGTCGGTCGCTGCGGCGATTCGAGCGGCGGGTGCCGACGTCGTCTCGTCTGACGAGACTGCGACTGCCGACGCCGTCGTCGCAGTCGGCGAGTCGTCACTCTCTGACGCCGTACTCGACTCGCCGTGGGACGCTCCGGTCGTCCCCGTCGACTGTTCGATGCCGTGGTCGACGCCTCGTCGTCACCTCGAAGACGCCGTCGCGTCGATACGTGCAGGCGAGCGACGCGTCGTCGACCACCCGATTCTCTCGGTCTCCGTCGATGGCGACCACGCGGGCCGCGCACTCTTCGACGCCATGCTCGTCACGAGTGAACCGGCGCACATCTCGGAGTACGGCGTCGCGCACGCTCGGTCGGAACACGCTGTCTCGCCCGACCACGACGACCTGACCGACGCCGACGAGTGGGTGCCCGTCGACGAATTCCGTGCGGATGGCGTCGTCGTCGCCACTCCGCTCGGGAGTACTGGGTACGCTCGTGCGGCGGGCGGGTCGGTCGTCGGTCCGGACGCCGGTGTGGCCGTCGTCCCCGTCTCTCCGTACGCGACGCGGACCGACACGTGGGTGTTCCAACCACCGCTTCGGCTTACGGTCGAACGCGACGACGCACCCGTCTCACTCGTCATCGACGACGACGTCGTCCGCGAGGTTCCACCGTTCGAGCCCGTCTTGGTCACCGTCGACGGGACGGCCCAACTGCTTCTCGACTGA
- a CDS encoding DUF7313 family protein: MQPLQFLVPLDQLAAVEPVIPFAILALVLANFATRFLAHRSHVKQAEDGADELSRYLPHSITSGGLVLVSFVFLLFEPHGGMVMSVLVVGMFLTDFFEFESRNVEARNDRPLERPNGALTAAVFVLLYAAYQSLFFLIEGAWNVVV; encoded by the coding sequence ATGCAACCACTGCAGTTCCTCGTCCCACTCGACCAGTTGGCTGCGGTCGAACCGGTGATCCCCTTCGCGATACTCGCGCTCGTGCTGGCGAACTTCGCAACGCGATTCCTCGCACACCGGTCACACGTCAAGCAGGCTGAAGACGGTGCAGACGAACTCTCGCGCTACCTGCCGCACAGCATCACGTCCGGTGGACTGGTGCTCGTTTCGTTCGTCTTCTTGCTTTTCGAACCACACGGAGGGATGGTCATGTCCGTCCTCGTCGTCGGAATGTTCCTGACCGACTTCTTCGAGTTCGAGTCCCGCAACGTCGAAGCGCGCAACGACCGCCCACTCGAACGTCCGAACGGTGCGCTCACCGCCGCGGTCTTCGTGCTCCTGTACGCTGCGTACCAGAGCCTCTTTTTCCTCATCGAAGGCGCCTGGAACGTCGTCGTCTGA
- a CDS encoding Zn-ribbon domain-containing OB-fold protein encodes MADTGYDEWLAAIADGEGYYLACPDGHGSLPPRRSCPHCGDAELTEEPLPETGTVVTFTEIHVPAPDFADAAPYVTAIATFGPVRLTGVVRDVPNAEVELGMNVTPDADVNETTGEQLLVFHPVDE; translated from the coding sequence ATGGCAGACACGGGTTACGACGAGTGGTTGGCCGCCATCGCCGACGGAGAGGGCTACTACCTCGCTTGCCCCGACGGCCACGGGTCGCTCCCACCGCGGCGCTCCTGTCCGCACTGTGGAGACGCTGAACTGACCGAAGAACCGCTCCCCGAGACGGGTACCGTGGTCACCTTCACCGAGATTCACGTCCCCGCGCCGGACTTCGCCGACGCGGCACCGTACGTGACGGCAATCGCCACCTTTGGTCCCGTCCGACTCACGGGCGTCGTCCGCGACGTCCCCAACGCAGAGGTCGAACTCGGGATGAACGTCACGCCTGACGCCGACGTGAACGAGACGACTGGCGAGCAGTTACTCGTGTTCCACCCGGTCGACGAGTAA
- a CDS encoding thiolase domain-containing protein, giving the protein MNDVRIAGVGLTKFGSSPERTGRDLFAEAALAARDEAGLPREDYEEIHYGNFMGELAEGQGHQGPVVAEAAGLECPATRYESACASAGVAFRQAVQTIRGGGADVVLVGGMERMNNLGTSEVTRSLAIAADELFEVRAGVTFPGAYALMARAYFDEFGGDNEDLAHIAVKNHANAMTNEYAQFHREITVEDVLESPTIADPLTLYDACPITDGASAVVLVSGDYADKHDVDAPVRVAGAGQGGDKAALQDREYLAQTPAATKAAEMAYADAAITPDDVDVAEVHDCFTIAEVLALESLGFYEPGEGIGAAARGETTRDGNLPVNLSGGLKAKGHPVGATGTAQVVEMTKLLRGDHANSGAIPDARIGVTHNAGGTVASAVVHVLEVMN; this is encoded by the coding sequence ATGAACGACGTTCGAATCGCCGGGGTCGGACTGACCAAGTTCGGCAGTTCCCCCGAGCGAACGGGCCGCGATCTGTTCGCCGAGGCAGCACTCGCCGCCCGCGACGAGGCCGGGCTCCCCCGCGAGGACTACGAGGAGATTCACTACGGGAACTTCATGGGTGAACTCGCAGAGGGGCAAGGCCACCAAGGTCCGGTCGTGGCCGAGGCCGCGGGACTCGAATGCCCAGCAACCCGCTACGAATCGGCGTGTGCCTCCGCGGGTGTCGCCTTCCGACAGGCCGTCCAGACGATTCGCGGCGGGGGTGCCGACGTCGTCCTCGTCGGCGGGATGGAACGGATGAACAACCTCGGCACGTCCGAGGTGACTCGCTCGCTCGCAATCGCGGCCGACGAGTTGTTCGAAGTCCGCGCAGGCGTCACGTTCCCGGGTGCGTACGCGCTCATGGCCCGGGCGTACTTCGACGAGTTCGGCGGTGACAACGAGGACCTCGCCCACATCGCAGTGAAGAACCACGCCAACGCGATGACGAACGAGTACGCACAGTTCCACCGTGAGATTACCGTCGAAGACGTCCTCGAAAGTCCCACCATCGCCGACCCATTGACGCTCTACGACGCGTGTCCCATCACCGACGGTGCGAGTGCCGTCGTCCTCGTCAGCGGCGACTACGCGGATAAACACGACGTCGACGCCCCCGTTCGAGTCGCCGGGGCCGGACAGGGTGGCGACAAGGCCGCACTGCAGGACCGCGAGTACCTCGCCCAGACACCGGCGGCGACGAAAGCCGCAGAGATGGCATACGCGGACGCCGCCATCACGCCCGACGACGTCGACGTGGCCGAAGTCCACGACTGCTTCACCATCGCCGAGGTGCTGGCACTCGAATCACTCGGGTTCTACGAGCCCGGTGAGGGTATCGGCGCGGCCGCACGGGGCGAGACGACCCGTGATGGTAACCTCCCCGTCAACCTCTCTGGCGGGTTGAAAGCGAAAGGACACCCAGTCGGTGCGACGGGAACTGCGCAGGTCGTCGAGATGACGAAACTCCTCCGCGGCGACCACGCGAACAGCGGTGCCATCCCGGACGCTCGCATCGGCGTCACCCACAACGCGGGTGGAACCGTGGCGAGTGCTGTCGTCCACGTGCTGGAGGTGATGAACTGA
- a CDS encoding cytochrome bc complex cytochrome b subunit, whose product MSDNEPENKEIRTDGTGIVAPDNETPTWSERKARKTGLSRLTYEYFERARREDQDLRMESDYVERDVLAFPTWPHETVRNLSIASFFVGMILFLSATMPPHIGPPANPSSTPAIILPDWYLYWSFGLLKLNPLNPELAILGGQKIMADRTYGVLANGVVVGFIAIVPFLNKGSARRPVEQPFWAAVGIAGVVFAMTISLLAVKNLMPMNVDLLFDLTFLLPIVFGTVTYAVLKTMREGYMYNLNRRYYRLRPPK is encoded by the coding sequence ATGAGCGACAACGAACCCGAAAACAAGGAGATTCGCACCGACGGCACGGGCATCGTGGCCCCGGACAACGAGACGCCCACGTGGAGCGAGCGCAAGGCTCGCAAGACGGGGCTCTCCCGACTCACGTACGAGTACTTCGAGCGTGCCCGTCGTGAAGACCAGGACCTCCGTATGGAGTCCGACTACGTCGAACGCGACGTGCTCGCGTTCCCGACGTGGCCGCACGAGACCGTCCGGAACCTCTCGATTGCGTCGTTCTTCGTCGGGATGATTCTGTTCCTCTCGGCGACGATGCCACCGCACATCGGCCCGCCGGCGAACCCATCGAGTACGCCGGCGATTATCCTGCCCGACTGGTACCTCTACTGGTCGTTCGGGCTGCTCAAGCTGAACCCGCTGAACCCCGAGCTCGCCATCCTCGGCGGCCAGAAGATTATGGCCGACCGTACGTACGGTGTGCTCGCTAACGGTGTGGTCGTCGGCTTCATCGCCATCGTCCCCTTCCTCAACAAGGGGTCGGCCCGGCGTCCCGTCGAGCAACCGTTCTGGGCGGCAGTGGGTATCGCAGGCGTGGTCTTCGCGATGACCATTTCGCTGCTGGCAGTCAAGAACCTCATGCCGATGAACGTCGACCTGCTGTTCGACCTGACGTTCCTCCTGCCCATCGTCTTCGGGACGGTCACCTACGCGGTGCTCAAGACGATGCGCGAGGGCTACATGTACAACCTCAACCGTCGCTACTACCGGCTTCGCCCGCCGAAGTAG
- a CDS encoding M28 family peptidase: MTEWISETFTSDVGWSHLETLVDIGNRMAGSPGEREAMEVTRDALESVGARNARIDPFEIQGWERGDSTIVAHNTTQDCIALPRSPARTVSGELVDLGYGLPEDFDRDLSGKIVVVSSTVPDHFDRFIHRREKYYYAVQSGAEGFIFANHVPGQLPPTGSVGTADAPIGDIPAVGVSKEVGARLGRRFEGEEVTIEVTCETPEAESGNVHAELGPETDEEVLVTSHLDAHDIAEGAMDNGAGTAMVVELARALAAREDELETRVRFVCFGAEEVGLVGSEHEATRLGADRANVKAIVNNDGVVAGRTLRLHTHGFDELEDAAQTVAQRFDHDISTIPEQLPHSDHWPFVAHGVPAYMVGSEKKGRGRGWGHTHADTIEKLESRTLREQAILLTELTVELARADREIPHAAPEDIAAALEAEDQAKGMKVTGDWPF; the protein is encoded by the coding sequence ATGACTGAGTGGATTAGCGAGACGTTCACGAGCGACGTCGGATGGTCACACCTCGAGACGCTCGTCGACATCGGCAACCGAATGGCAGGGTCGCCCGGTGAACGCGAGGCGATGGAAGTGACGCGCGACGCGCTCGAATCCGTCGGTGCGCGCAACGCCCGCATCGACCCCTTCGAGATTCAGGGCTGGGAACGCGGCGACAGCACCATCGTCGCGCACAACACGACCCAAGACTGCATCGCGCTCCCGCGCAGTCCCGCAAGGACGGTCTCCGGTGAACTCGTCGACCTCGGATACGGACTGCCCGAGGACTTCGACCGCGACCTCTCGGGCAAAATCGTCGTCGTCTCGTCGACCGTTCCCGACCACTTCGACCGCTTCATCCACCGCCGCGAAAAGTACTACTACGCCGTCCAATCCGGTGCCGAGGGCTTCATTTTCGCGAACCACGTCCCCGGCCAACTCCCACCCACCGGGAGCGTCGGAACCGCCGATGCACCCATCGGTGACATCCCTGCAGTCGGCGTGAGCAAGGAAGTTGGCGCCCGCCTCGGCCGTCGATTCGAGGGAGAAGAGGTCACCATCGAAGTCACCTGTGAGACCCCCGAGGCCGAAAGCGGAAACGTCCACGCCGAACTCGGCCCCGAGACCGACGAGGAGGTACTGGTGACGAGTCACCTCGACGCACACGACATCGCCGAAGGCGCGATGGACAACGGCGCAGGGACCGCGATGGTCGTCGAACTCGCCCGCGCACTCGCTGCCCGCGAAGACGAACTGGAGACACGGGTCCGATTCGTCTGCTTCGGCGCAGAAGAAGTCGGCCTCGTCGGGTCCGAACACGAAGCAACGCGACTGGGCGCAGACCGAGCGAACGTCAAGGCAATCGTCAACAACGACGGCGTCGTCGCCGGACGAACGCTCCGCCTGCACACCCACGGCTTCGACGAACTCGAAGACGCCGCCCAGACCGTCGCACAGCGCTTCGACCACGATATCTCGACGATTCCCGAGCAACTTCCGCACAGTGACCACTGGCCCTTCGTCGCCCACGGCGTTCCGGCGTACATGGTCGGCAGCGAGAAGAAAGGGCGCGGCCGCGGATGGGGTCACACCCACGCCGACACTATCGAGAAACTCGAATCGCGGACGCTCCGCGAGCAAGCAATCTTGCTGACCGAACTCACGGTCGAACTCGCACGCGCAGACCGCGAGATTCCACACGCGGCACCCGAGGATATCGCTGCGGCACTCGAAGCCGAAGACCAGGCGAAGGGGATGAAGGTCACCGGCGACTGGCCGTTCTGA